The DNA window GGGGCCGGCTCGACCATCTCGATCGCGGCGCTGGCCGCCGCTCAGCGGGACGCGGGGCACCGGGTGATCGTGGGCTGCCGGCCCGAGAGCCTGCTGGCGGCGACCGCGCACGACACGGGGCTCGAGGTGGTGCCGCTGGCCTTCGAGCGTCCGGCGCGGTTGGCACTCGAGATCGCCGGCGTGGCGCGGCAGGCCGCTGCGGACGTGGTGAACTCCCACGCGGCGCGCGATCGCGCCGCCTGCCGCCTGGCGCGGCTCGCGGGCCGCCTGCCGGCCGCGTGCGTGATGACCCGGCGCCAGATGCCGCGGTCACTCCCGCTGTCCGTGATGCTCAACGGCTTCGTCGCCGACCGCACCATCGCGGTGAGCCGCGCCGTGGCGCGCGCACTGGTCCGGCGGGGCGCGCCGCCGTGGCGGGTGAGCGTGGTGCCCAACGGCGTGGACCTCGCGCGGATCGACCGTGACGTGCCCGGCGGCGCGATCGAAACCGCGCGCGTGCTGGCGGGATGGCGTCCGTGGCGGCCCACCGTCGGCGTGGTGGCGCGGCGCAAGGACCACGCGGTGCTGCTGCGGGCGCTGCCCGCGCTCGAGCGGCCGATCACCCTGACGCTGGTGGGCGTGGCGCCGGACCCGGAGATCCTGGCCCTCGCCGCGGCCGCACCGCAGCACGAGGTGCGCTGCGTGCCGTTCCGTCCCGACGTCCTCGCCTTCTACCGGCTGTTCGACGTCGTGGTCCTTCCCTCGCGCCGCGAAGGCCTGTCGCAGGCGCTGCTGGAGGCGATGGCCCTGGGGTTGCCGGTGGTGGCGTCGCGGGCCGGCGGCAACGTCGACCTCGTCAGCCACGGGGAGGACGGGTGGCTGGTGCCGTCGCGCGACAGCCTGGCCTTCGCCGGCGCCCTGTCGCGCCTGCTCGGCGACGCCGGGCTGCGCGCGCGCCTTGGCGCCCGCGCCCGCCAGACAGCCCGGGGGCGGTACGCGCTGGCGCGGACCGCCGCCGCGACCGAGGCGGCCTACCGGGTCGCGCTGGCGCAGCGGCGATGAGGCGGCGCAGCGACTTTCCGGCCTACCTGCTGATGCGCGCGGCGCTCGGGCTCGTCGGTCCGCTGCCGCGGGCCGCCGCGCTCGCGACCGGTGCCGCGCTCGGCCGGCTGGCCCGCACCCCGCTGGGTCTGAGGCGGGAGGTCGCCGACCGCAACATCGCCGCGGCCTTCCCGGCGCTGTCGGCGGCCGAGCGGGAGACCATGGCGCGCCGGATGTACGCGCACTTCGGGCGGGTGGCCATGGACTCGCTGCGGCTCACGGCCGGCGGCGCGCGCGCCGTCGTGCCCCTGATGCAGAGCTTCGAGGGCGAGGACGTGCTGCGGTCGGCGATCGCCCGCGGTCGCGGGCTCATCATGCTCACCGGCCATCTCGGCAACTGGGAGGCGGGCGCCGCCTGCGTCGCGGCCAAGGGGTTGCCGTTCGCCGCGGTGGTCAAGCCGCCGTCGAATCCCTGGGTGGCCGCGTACGTCGAGCGGTCGCGGCGCCGCGCCGGGGTCGAGCCGATCCCGATGCCCGAGGCGCGATCCGCGGTCCTGGGGGCGCTCGCGGCGGGGAAGGTGGTCGGCCTGGTCGCCGACCAGGGCGCGATGCGCAGCCCGGTCTGGGTCCCGTTCTTCGGCAAGCCCACGCAGACGCCGGTGGGCCCCGGCCTGTTCGCGGCCAGGAGCGGCGCGCCGGTGATGTTCGGAAGCACGACGGCGGTGCCGGGCGGCGGCTACCGCACCGTGGTCGAGATGCTCGACGAGCGTCCGGGGGGAGACGTGGAGGAGATGGTGGTCCGGATCGCGACGATGTTCCGCCGGCGACTCGAGGCGGCCGTCAGGCTCGCGCCCGAGCAGTACCTGTGGACCCACCGCCTGTGGGACCGCCAGCCGCCTCCCGCATCGGGTGGGCCGTGATGGCGTAGGTCGGGCAGTGGCAGACGACGCCGCCGCTGATGGGCGACCACTCCTGCGGGGCCGACGGGCCGACGGCCTTCCCGCTCGCGTCCATGCGGAAGGTCCCCGGAGGTCCGAGCGCCACGCACGCCCCGCACCCGATGCAGCGCTCGCGATCGACCGCGACCTCCACCAGCCGCCTGGGGAAGATGCCGCCCGTGGCGCGGCGCACCGCCTCGGCCTGGTCGAGGGCGGCGGCGGTGGCGCGATGCCCCTCGTCGATCAGCTCGCGGTTGTGGGCGAACGAGAACATCGGGACGTGCTCGACCCGCGGCTGCACGAGCAGCATCGGGGGGCTGGTCCAGTGGGCCAGCCGCAGCTCCAGCATGTGGTGGAAGACGATCTCGGAGCCGCGGGCCACCACCGAGGCGAAGCCGGACTCCTGCACCTCGGCGCGCAGCACGCCCGAGGAGCCCACGTCCACCGCGACGATGCCCTCCACGTCCTGCGCGGCCGCGACCGCGACCGGCAGGTTGTCCACCAGCGCGCCGTCCACCAGGAAACGGTCGTGGATCTCGCGGGGCGGGAAGAAGCCGGGCAGTGCGCACGAGGCGAACACCGCGTCCGCCACGGAGACGTCGCGGAGGCCGGGCAGCCCCCAGTACAGCGCCGTGCCGCTGTTCACGTCCACCGAGGCGACGATCAGGCGCCGGGGCAGCTCGTCGAACGTCGCGTCGCCGAGGATGCCGCGCACCAGGTCCTCGAGCGGCTCGCCCTTGTAGATGCCGGGCGCCCGGAGGCGCCGCGCCGCCATCTCGCTGCGCGCGATGGCGAACACGTCGCGGCGCTGCATGCTGAGGGCGACCGCCTCGAGCTCGGCGACGGTGAAGTCGGAGGCCCACGCCGCGCCGACCAGCGCCCCGATGCTGTTGCCGACCACCACGTCGGGCGTCCACTCCCGCTCGGCGAGCGCCCGGAGCACGCCGACGTGGGCGAGTCCCTTGGTCCCGCCGCCGCCCAGGACGAGCGCGAAGCGCCAGCCGGCCGCCGTCATCGCCGCTTGCCGCGTCCG is part of the Gemmatimonadales bacterium genome and encodes:
- a CDS encoding lysophospholipid acyltransferase family protein translates to MRRRSDFPAYLLMRAALGLVGPLPRAAALATGAALGRLARTPLGLRREVADRNIAAAFPALSAAERETMARRMYAHFGRVAMDSLRLTAGGARAVVPLMQSFEGEDVLRSAIARGRGLIMLTGHLGNWEAGAACVAAKGLPFAAVVKPPSNPWVAAYVERSRRRAGVEPIPMPEARSAVLGALAAGKVVGLVADQGAMRSPVWVPFFGKPTQTPVGPGLFAARSGAPVMFGSTTAVPGGGYRTVVEMLDERPGGDVEEMVVRIATMFRRRLEAAVRLAPEQYLWTHRLWDRQPPPASGGP
- a CDS encoding patatin-like phospholipase family protein; this encodes MTAAGWRFALVLGGGGTKGLAHVGVLRALAEREWTPDVVVGNSIGALVGAAWASDFTVAELEAVALSMQRRDVFAIARSEMAARRLRAPGIYKGEPLEDLVRGILGDATFDELPRRLIVASVDVNSGTALYWGLPGLRDVSVADAVFASCALPGFFPPREIHDRFLVDGALVDNLPVAVAAAQDVEGIVAVDVGSSGVLRAEVQESGFASVVARGSEIVFHHMLELRLAHWTSPPMLLVQPRVEHVPMFSFAHNRELIDEGHRATAAALDQAEAVRRATGGIFPRRLVEVAVDRERCIGCGACVALGPPGTFRMDASGKAVGPSAPQEWSPISGGVVCHCPTYAITAHPMREAAGGPTGGGSTGTARARA
- a CDS encoding glycosyltransferase family 4 protein, which produces MNPVRPSWTDRAPGVDPRRGAAGAEALTILHLTHQGDGAGSTISIAALAAAQRDAGHRVIVGCRPESLLAATAHDTGLEVVPLAFERPARLALEIAGVARQAAADVVNSHAARDRAACRLARLAGRLPAACVMTRRQMPRSLPLSVMLNGFVADRTIAVSRAVARALVRRGAPPWRVSVVPNGVDLARIDRDVPGGAIETARVLAGWRPWRPTVGVVARRKDHAVLLRALPALERPITLTLVGVAPDPEILALAAAAPQHEVRCVPFRPDVLAFYRLFDVVVLPSRREGLSQALLEAMALGLPVVASRAGGNVDLVSHGEDGWLVPSRDSLAFAGALSRLLGDAGLRARLGARARQTARGRYALARTAAATEAAYRVALAQRR